Proteins encoded by one window of Cannabis sativa cultivar Pink pepper isolate KNU-18-1 chromosome 4, ASM2916894v1, whole genome shotgun sequence:
- the LOC115712812 gene encoding AP2-like ethylene-responsive transcription factor CRL5 isoform X2 — protein MKSMNNDENNNNNNSSNNNWLGFSLSPNMKMEAPSNPHNHHHNNQTQQSSSSSAPTSYFHSSPQLNYGLYYGVEGENNGLYSPLSVMPLKSDGSLCIMEALTRSQPQATMVTTSTPKLEDFFGSGTMGSHHYESNDREVMALSLDNSMFFNQNPEHEEPNNHHHQNFLNQLQQQQQQQQQQQQQQQQQSSRHQDHQAQQIQAQQQYSYYSGLRSHDIAAAAASADCNLQLPTMADNGISEMKNWVSRNYSGNHGLEQKMIGGCMADNGGESGSINGMAYGDLQSLSLSMSPGSQSSCVTGSQKQQQISPPVADCVAIDTKKRGPEKVDQKQIVHRKSLDTFGQRTSQYRGVTRHRWTGRYEAHLWDNSCKKEGQSRKGRQGGYDMEEKAARSYDLAALKYWGPSTHINFPLENYHKELEEMKNMTRQEYVAHLRRKSSGFSRGASMYRGVTRHHQHGRWQARIGRVAGNKDLYLGTFSTQEEAAEAYDIAAIKFRGLNAVTNFDITRYDVDRIMASNTLLAGELAKRTKDVGSAAIEAANQNSASSSINEEAITPKNNEGESDWKMALYHSSSTQQQQHQLVQKPLSMDNSYKGESYSVVAPENMIHQLEVEDSAKMGTHMSNASSLVTSLSSSREGSPDKSSLPGLLYGVPPSVSKFFTNPANDVSSWIPTTQQRSALSMPHMPIFAAWTDT, from the exons ATGAAGTCCATGAATAATGAtgagaacaacaacaacaacaacagtagTAATAATAACTGGTTGGGTTTTTCACTCTCTCCCAATATGAAAATGGAGGCCCCTTCTAACCCTCATAACCATCACCACAACAACCAAACACAACAATCTTCCTCTTCCTCTGCTCCAACAAGCTATTTCCATTCCTCACCCCAACTTAACTATGGACTATACTACGGAGTTGAAGGAGAAAATAATGGTTTGTATTCTCCTTTATCTGTTATGCCACTTAAGTCTGATGGTTCACTTTGTATAATGGAAGCTCTAACCAGGTCCCAGCCTCAAG CAACAATGGTCACAACTTCTACTCCAAAACTTGAAGACTTCTTTGGAAGTGGAACAATGGGGTCTCATCACTATGAAAGCAATGACAGAGAAGTAATGGCTCTGAGCTTAGACAACAGTATGTTCTTTAATCAAAACCCAGAACACGAGGAGCCCAACAACCACCACCACCAAAATTTTCTAAACCAACtacaacaacaacagcaacaacaacaacaacaacaacaacagcagcAGCAACAGAGCTCTAGGCACCAAGATCATCAAGCCCAGCAAATTCAAGCTCAGCAACAGTATTCATACTACTCTGGTCTGAGAAGCCATGAtattgctgctgctgctgcttctgCTGACTGTAATCTCCAGCTTCCGACAATGGCTGATAATGGGATTTCTGAAATGAAGAACTGGGTCTCAAGGAACTATTCAGGTAACCATGGATTGGAGCAGAAGATGATTGGTGGTTGCATGGCTGACAATGGAGGTGAGTCTGGCTCTATTAATGGAATGGCTTATGGTGATTTACAGTCATTGAGCTTGTCCATGAGTCCTGGCTCCCAATCCAGTTGTGTTACTGGTTCACAGAAGCAGCAGCAAATATCACCTCCTGTGGCCGATTGTGTAGCCATTGATACGAAGAAAAGAGGGCCTGAGAAGGTAGATCAAAAGCAAATCGTCCATAGGAAGTCCTTAGATACATTTGGCCAGAGAACCTCTCAATACAGAGGTGTCACAAG GCATAGATGGACTGGTAGATATGAAGCTCATTTATGGGACAACAGTTGCAAGAAAGAAGGGCAAAGCAGAAAAGGAAGACAAG GAGGATATGATATGGAAGAAAAAGCTGCAAGATCTTATGATTTAGCTGCACTTAAGTATTGGGGTCCCTCTACTCATATCAATTTTCCG TTGGAAAATTATCATAAAGAACTTGAAGAAATGAAAAATATGACCAGACAGGAATATGTTGCTCATCTAAGAAG GAAAAGCAGTGGGTTTTCAAGGGGAGCTTCAATGTATAGAGGAGTAACAAG ACATCATCAGCATGGACGTTGGCAAGCTCGGATTGGGAGAGTGGCTGGTAACAAAGATCTATACCTTGGGACATTCA GTACTCAAGAGGAAGCAGCTGAAGCTTATGACATTGCAGCCATAAAGTTTAGAGGATTAAATGCAGTAACTAACTTTGACATAACAAGGTATGATGTGGATCGGATTATGGCTAGTAATACCCTTTTAGCGGGAGAACTCGCTAAGCGAACCAAGGACGTTGGAAGCGCTGCCATTGAGGCTGCAAATCAAAATTCTGCCTCTAGTAGCATCAATGAAGAAGCTATAACCCCAAAAAACAACGAAGGCGAATCAGATTGGAAAATGGCACTATACCATTCCTCCTCGACGCAGCAGCAGCAGCATCAACTTGTCCAGAAACCACTTAGCATGGACAACAGCTACAAGGGCGAATCTTATTCGGTTGTTGCCCCAGAGAATATGATTCACCAGCTCGAGGTAGAAGACTCTGCAAAAATGGGGACTCACATGTCAAATGCTTCATCATTGGTGACAAGTTTAAGCAGCTCAAGGGAAGGTAGCCCGGATAAGAGCAGCCTCCCGGGGCTGCTGTACGGTGTGCCTCCATCTGTGTCAAAGTTCTTTACTAATCCAGCAAATGATGTGAGTTCATGGATCCCAACCACTCAACAGAGATCTGCACTATCCATGCCTCACATGCCAATTTTTGCTGCTTGGACAGATACTTAA
- the LOC115712812 gene encoding AP2-like ethylene-responsive transcription factor ANT isoform X1, with amino-acid sequence MKSMNNDENNNNNNSSNNNWLGFSLSPNMKMEAPSNPHNHHHNNQTQQSSSSSAPTSYFHSSPQLNYGLYYGVEGENNGLYSPLSVMPLKSDGSLCIMEALTRSQPQATMVTTSTPKLEDFFGSGTMGSHHYESNDREVMALSLDNSMFFNQNPEHEEPNNHHHQNFLNQLQQQQQQQQQQQQQQQQQSSRHQDHQAQQIQAQQQYSYYSGLRSHDIAAAAASADCNLQLPTMADNGISEMKNWVSRNYSGNHGLEQKMIGGCMADNGGESGSINGMAYGDLQSLSLSMSPGSQSSCVTGSQKQQQISPPVADCVAIDTKKRGPEKVDQKQIVHRKSLDTFGQRTSQYRGVTRHRWTGRYEAHLWDNSCKKEGQSRKGRQVYLGGYDMEEKAARSYDLAALKYWGPSTHINFPLENYHKELEEMKNMTRQEYVAHLRRKSSGFSRGASMYRGVTRHHQHGRWQARIGRVAGNKDLYLGTFSTQEEAAEAYDIAAIKFRGLNAVTNFDITRYDVDRIMASNTLLAGELAKRTKDVGSAAIEAANQNSASSSINEEAITPKNNEGESDWKMALYHSSSTQQQQHQLVQKPLSMDNSYKGESYSVVAPENMIHQLEVEDSAKMGTHMSNASSLVTSLSSSREGSPDKSSLPGLLYGVPPSVSKFFTNPANDVSSWIPTTQQRSALSMPHMPIFAAWTDT; translated from the exons ATGAAGTCCATGAATAATGAtgagaacaacaacaacaacaacagtagTAATAATAACTGGTTGGGTTTTTCACTCTCTCCCAATATGAAAATGGAGGCCCCTTCTAACCCTCATAACCATCACCACAACAACCAAACACAACAATCTTCCTCTTCCTCTGCTCCAACAAGCTATTTCCATTCCTCACCCCAACTTAACTATGGACTATACTACGGAGTTGAAGGAGAAAATAATGGTTTGTATTCTCCTTTATCTGTTATGCCACTTAAGTCTGATGGTTCACTTTGTATAATGGAAGCTCTAACCAGGTCCCAGCCTCAAG CAACAATGGTCACAACTTCTACTCCAAAACTTGAAGACTTCTTTGGAAGTGGAACAATGGGGTCTCATCACTATGAAAGCAATGACAGAGAAGTAATGGCTCTGAGCTTAGACAACAGTATGTTCTTTAATCAAAACCCAGAACACGAGGAGCCCAACAACCACCACCACCAAAATTTTCTAAACCAACtacaacaacaacagcaacaacaacaacaacaacaacaacagcagcAGCAACAGAGCTCTAGGCACCAAGATCATCAAGCCCAGCAAATTCAAGCTCAGCAACAGTATTCATACTACTCTGGTCTGAGAAGCCATGAtattgctgctgctgctgcttctgCTGACTGTAATCTCCAGCTTCCGACAATGGCTGATAATGGGATTTCTGAAATGAAGAACTGGGTCTCAAGGAACTATTCAGGTAACCATGGATTGGAGCAGAAGATGATTGGTGGTTGCATGGCTGACAATGGAGGTGAGTCTGGCTCTATTAATGGAATGGCTTATGGTGATTTACAGTCATTGAGCTTGTCCATGAGTCCTGGCTCCCAATCCAGTTGTGTTACTGGTTCACAGAAGCAGCAGCAAATATCACCTCCTGTGGCCGATTGTGTAGCCATTGATACGAAGAAAAGAGGGCCTGAGAAGGTAGATCAAAAGCAAATCGTCCATAGGAAGTCCTTAGATACATTTGGCCAGAGAACCTCTCAATACAGAGGTGTCACAAG GCATAGATGGACTGGTAGATATGAAGCTCATTTATGGGACAACAGTTGCAAGAAAGAAGGGCAAAGCAGAAAAGGAAGACAAG TTTATCTTG GAGGATATGATATGGAAGAAAAAGCTGCAAGATCTTATGATTTAGCTGCACTTAAGTATTGGGGTCCCTCTACTCATATCAATTTTCCG TTGGAAAATTATCATAAAGAACTTGAAGAAATGAAAAATATGACCAGACAGGAATATGTTGCTCATCTAAGAAG GAAAAGCAGTGGGTTTTCAAGGGGAGCTTCAATGTATAGAGGAGTAACAAG ACATCATCAGCATGGACGTTGGCAAGCTCGGATTGGGAGAGTGGCTGGTAACAAAGATCTATACCTTGGGACATTCA GTACTCAAGAGGAAGCAGCTGAAGCTTATGACATTGCAGCCATAAAGTTTAGAGGATTAAATGCAGTAACTAACTTTGACATAACAAGGTATGATGTGGATCGGATTATGGCTAGTAATACCCTTTTAGCGGGAGAACTCGCTAAGCGAACCAAGGACGTTGGAAGCGCTGCCATTGAGGCTGCAAATCAAAATTCTGCCTCTAGTAGCATCAATGAAGAAGCTATAACCCCAAAAAACAACGAAGGCGAATCAGATTGGAAAATGGCACTATACCATTCCTCCTCGACGCAGCAGCAGCAGCATCAACTTGTCCAGAAACCACTTAGCATGGACAACAGCTACAAGGGCGAATCTTATTCGGTTGTTGCCCCAGAGAATATGATTCACCAGCTCGAGGTAGAAGACTCTGCAAAAATGGGGACTCACATGTCAAATGCTTCATCATTGGTGACAAGTTTAAGCAGCTCAAGGGAAGGTAGCCCGGATAAGAGCAGCCTCCCGGGGCTGCTGTACGGTGTGCCTCCATCTGTGTCAAAGTTCTTTACTAATCCAGCAAATGATGTGAGTTCATGGATCCCAACCACTCAACAGAGATCTGCACTATCCATGCCTCACATGCCAATTTTTGCTGCTTGGACAGATACTTAA